A part of Sebastes fasciatus isolate fSebFas1 chromosome 10, fSebFas1.pri, whole genome shotgun sequence genomic DNA contains:
- the canx gene encoding calnexin isoform X1, which produces MDQKVVLFVLLAAGLIFIGLAPLSQAEDLMDDGLGDDVDVEDELDLGLAGAEEEEELDLEGDMQDEEAPAEPKTPPIPKVTYKAPEPMGEHFIAESFDRGTLDGWVMSSAKKEDTDEDIAKYDGKWAVEEMKDSKLPGDKGLVLKSRAKHHAISAQLLRPFTFDTRPLIIQYEVNFQLGIDCGGAYVKLLTQTPDLDLDQFVDKTPYTIMFGPDKCGEDYKLHFIFRHKNPKTGEYEEKHAKKPDADLRTYYTDKKTHLYTLVVNPDNTFEVLVDQTVVNSGSLLTDMTPAVNPLAEIEDPDDQKPEDWDERPKIQDPAAAKPEDWDEDAPAQIPDEDAVKPDGWLDDEPEYIGDPEAIKPEDWDVDMDGEWEAPQIPNPACESAPGCGAWKRPMIDNPNHKGKWKPSMIDNPNYQGVWKPRKVANPAFFEDLQPFRMTPFSAVGLELWSMTNDIYFDNFFITDDRNTAERWANDGWGLKKAAEGAADPGLATQMLNAAEERPWLWVVYVLTVALPLVLIIVFCCTGKKKTPATPAAEYKKTDEAQPDVKEEEKEEEEEEEEEQQEEKQEKAEEAEEAEEAEKSSPAAEEKSDEEEESPKEEEEEEAEKDGTADEKEDDVLRRSPRNRKVRKD; this is translated from the exons ATGGATCAGAAGGTCGTGTTGTTCGTTCTTCTGGCTGCGGGCCTCATCTTCATCGGTTTGGCCCCCCTCTCTCAGGCCGAGGACCTGATGGACGACGGTCTGGGTGATGACGTGGACGTTGAGGACGAGCTGGATCTGGGTCTGGCCGgagctgaggaagaggaggagttagACCTGGAGGGAGACATGCAGGATGAAGAAGCTCCAGCTGAACCTAAAACCCCTCCTATACCCAAG GTGACCTACAAGGCTCCGGAGCCGATGGGGGAACATTTCATCGCGGAGTCTTTTGACCGGGGGACACTAGACGG CTGGGTGATGTCCAGCGCCAAGAAGGAAGACACCGATGAAGACATCGCTAAATATGACG GTAAATGGGCggtggaggagatgaaggacaGCAAGCTGCCCGGTGATAAAGGTCTCGTCTTGAAGTCTCGAGCCAAACATCACGCCATCTCGGCCCAGCTGCTGCGACCTTTCACCTTTGACACCCGGCCCCTCATCATCCA gtACGAGGTGAACTTCCAGTTGGGGATCGACTGCGGCGGCGCCTACGTGAAGCTGCTGACTCAGACTCCGGACCTCGATCTG gaccagTTCGTGGATAAAACTCCGTACACCATCATGTTCGGACCCGACAAGTGTGGAGAAGATTACAAACTGCACTTCATCTTCAGACACAAAAACCCCAAAACTGGAGAGTACGAAGAGAAACACGCCAAGAAACCCGACGCCGACCTGAGGACGTACTACACCGACAAAAAGACTCACCTGTACACACTgg TGGTGAACCCTGACAACACCTTCGAGGTGTTGGTGGACCAGACGGTGGTGAACAGCGGCAGCCTGCTGACGGACATGACCCCCGCTGTGAACCCGCTCGCTGAGATCGAGGACCCCgacgaccagaaaccagagGACTGGGACGAGAGGCCCAAGATCCAGGACCCCGCCGCCGCCAAGCCCGAAGACTG GGACGAGGACGCTCCTGCTCAGATTCCAGACGAAGACGCAGTGAAACCAGACGGCTGGCTGGACGACGAGCCGGAGTACATCGGAGACCCCGAAGCCATCAAACCTGAAGACTG GGACGTGGACATGGACGGCGAATGGGAGGCTCCTCAGATCCCTAACCCCGCCTGTGAGTCCGCCCCCGGCTGCGGCGCCTGGAAGAGGCCGATGATCGACAACCCCAACCACAAGGGCAAGTGGAAGCCGTCCATGATCGACAACCCCAACTACCAG GGCGTCTGGAAGCCGAGGAAGGTCGCCAACCCGGCGTTCTTCGAGGACCTGCAGCCGTTCAGGATGACTCCGTTCAGCGCCGTAGGTCTCGAGCTCTGGTCCATGACCAACGACATCTACTTCGACAACTTCTTCATCACCGACGACCGCAACACCGCCGAGCGCTGGGCCAACGACGGCTGGGGGCTGAAGAAGGCTGCCGAGGGCGCCGCTGAT CCCGGTCTGGCCACTCAGATGCTGAACGCTGCAGAGGAGCGCCCGTGGCTCTGGGTCGTCTACGTCCTCACCGTGGCTTTACCGCTCGTCCTCATCATCGTCTTCTGTTGCACCGGCAAG AAGAAGACCCCAGCGACGCCGGCAGCAGAGTACAAGAAGACGGACGAAGCTCAGCCCGAcgtgaaggaggaggaaaaggaggaggaagaggaggaggaagaggagcagcaggaggagaagcaggAGAAGGCTGAAGAGGCTGAAGAGGCTGAAGAGGCAGAGAAGAGCAGTCCAG ctGCAGAAGAGAAGAGTGACGAAGAAGAGGAGAGTCctaaagaggaagaggaagaggaagcagaGAAGGATGGGACGGCTGACGAG aAGGAGGACGACGTTCTGCGGAGATCTCCCAGGAACAGGAAGGTCAGAAAGGACTGA
- the canx gene encoding calnexin isoform X2, whose product MDQKVVLFVLLAAGLIFIGLAPLSQAEDLMDDGLGDDVDVEDELDLGLAGAEEEEELDLEGDMQDEEAPAEPKTPPIPKVTYKAPEPMGEHFIAESFDRGTLDGWVMSSAKKEDTDEDIAKYDGKWAVEEMKDSKLPGDKGLVLKSRAKHHAISAQLLRPFTFDTRPLIIQYEVNFQLGIDCGGAYVKLLTQTPDLDLDQFVDKTPYTIMFGPDKCGEDYKLHFIFRHKNPKTGEYEEKHAKKPDADLRTYYTDKKTHLYTLVVNPDNTFEVLVDQTVVNSGSLLTDMTPAVNPLAEIEDPDDQKPEDWDERPKIQDPAAAKPEDWDEDAPAQIPDEDAVKPDGWLDDEPEYIGDPEAIKPEDWDVDMDGEWEAPQIPNPACESAPGCGAWKRPMIDNPNHKGKWKPSMIDNPNYQGVWKPRKVANPAFFEDLQPFRMTPFSAVGLELWSMTNDIYFDNFFITDDRNTAERWANDGWGLKKAAEGAADPGLATQMLNAAEERPWLWVVYVLTVALPLVLIIVFCCTGKKKTPATPAAEYKKTDEAQPDVKEEEKEEEEEEEEEQQEEKQEKAEEAEEAEEAEKSSPAAEEKSDEEEESPKEEEEEEAEKDGTADEVRRREMISA is encoded by the exons ATGGATCAGAAGGTCGTGTTGTTCGTTCTTCTGGCTGCGGGCCTCATCTTCATCGGTTTGGCCCCCCTCTCTCAGGCCGAGGACCTGATGGACGACGGTCTGGGTGATGACGTGGACGTTGAGGACGAGCTGGATCTGGGTCTGGCCGgagctgaggaagaggaggagttagACCTGGAGGGAGACATGCAGGATGAAGAAGCTCCAGCTGAACCTAAAACCCCTCCTATACCCAAG GTGACCTACAAGGCTCCGGAGCCGATGGGGGAACATTTCATCGCGGAGTCTTTTGACCGGGGGACACTAGACGG CTGGGTGATGTCCAGCGCCAAGAAGGAAGACACCGATGAAGACATCGCTAAATATGACG GTAAATGGGCggtggaggagatgaaggacaGCAAGCTGCCCGGTGATAAAGGTCTCGTCTTGAAGTCTCGAGCCAAACATCACGCCATCTCGGCCCAGCTGCTGCGACCTTTCACCTTTGACACCCGGCCCCTCATCATCCA gtACGAGGTGAACTTCCAGTTGGGGATCGACTGCGGCGGCGCCTACGTGAAGCTGCTGACTCAGACTCCGGACCTCGATCTG gaccagTTCGTGGATAAAACTCCGTACACCATCATGTTCGGACCCGACAAGTGTGGAGAAGATTACAAACTGCACTTCATCTTCAGACACAAAAACCCCAAAACTGGAGAGTACGAAGAGAAACACGCCAAGAAACCCGACGCCGACCTGAGGACGTACTACACCGACAAAAAGACTCACCTGTACACACTgg TGGTGAACCCTGACAACACCTTCGAGGTGTTGGTGGACCAGACGGTGGTGAACAGCGGCAGCCTGCTGACGGACATGACCCCCGCTGTGAACCCGCTCGCTGAGATCGAGGACCCCgacgaccagaaaccagagGACTGGGACGAGAGGCCCAAGATCCAGGACCCCGCCGCCGCCAAGCCCGAAGACTG GGACGAGGACGCTCCTGCTCAGATTCCAGACGAAGACGCAGTGAAACCAGACGGCTGGCTGGACGACGAGCCGGAGTACATCGGAGACCCCGAAGCCATCAAACCTGAAGACTG GGACGTGGACATGGACGGCGAATGGGAGGCTCCTCAGATCCCTAACCCCGCCTGTGAGTCCGCCCCCGGCTGCGGCGCCTGGAAGAGGCCGATGATCGACAACCCCAACCACAAGGGCAAGTGGAAGCCGTCCATGATCGACAACCCCAACTACCAG GGCGTCTGGAAGCCGAGGAAGGTCGCCAACCCGGCGTTCTTCGAGGACCTGCAGCCGTTCAGGATGACTCCGTTCAGCGCCGTAGGTCTCGAGCTCTGGTCCATGACCAACGACATCTACTTCGACAACTTCTTCATCACCGACGACCGCAACACCGCCGAGCGCTGGGCCAACGACGGCTGGGGGCTGAAGAAGGCTGCCGAGGGCGCCGCTGAT CCCGGTCTGGCCACTCAGATGCTGAACGCTGCAGAGGAGCGCCCGTGGCTCTGGGTCGTCTACGTCCTCACCGTGGCTTTACCGCTCGTCCTCATCATCGTCTTCTGTTGCACCGGCAAG AAGAAGACCCCAGCGACGCCGGCAGCAGAGTACAAGAAGACGGACGAAGCTCAGCCCGAcgtgaaggaggaggaaaaggaggaggaagaggaggaggaagaggagcagcaggaggagaagcaggAGAAGGCTGAAGAGGCTGAAGAGGCTGAAGAGGCAGAGAAGAGCAGTCCAG ctGCAGAAGAGAAGAGTGACGAAGAAGAGGAGAGTCctaaagaggaagaggaagaggaagcagaGAAGGATGGGACGGCTGACGAGGTGAGGAGACGGGAGATGATCAGCGCCTAA